CTCTACGACATCCCGGGCCGCAGCGGTGTCCCGATCAACACCGAGACCATCGTCCGGCTCGCCGAGCACCCCCGGATCGTCGCCAACAAGGACGCCAAGGGCGACCTCGGCCGCGCCAGCTGGGCCATCGCCCGCTCCAGCCTCGCCTGGTACAGCGGTGACGACATGCTCAACCTCCCGCTGCTCTCGGTCGGCGCCGTCGGCTTCGTGTCCGTGGTCGGGCATATCGTCACCCCCGAGCTGCGCGCCCTCCTGGACGCCCACCTCAACGGTGACGTCACCAAGGCCACCGAGATCCACCAGAAGCTGCTGCCCGTCTTCACCGGCATGTTCCGCACCCAGGGCGTGATCACGACCAAGGCCGCCCTCGGCCTCCAGGGTCTGCCCGCAGGCCCGCTGCGGCTGCCGCTCGTGGAGCTCTCTCCCGAGGAGACCGAGCAGCTCACGCGCGATCTCGCCGCCGGCGGGGTACACCTCTGACCACAGACTTCACAACTGAATACGGACCAACAACCGCCACATAGCAAGTGCACGAATGTCATGCGCGCCACGTGCCCTCGACGGCAGCGTGGCGTGTGTGGTGAGGAGAGTCTTTTGAGTCATCCGCATCCTGAGCTCGGCGCCCCGCCGAAGCTTCCCAAGGGTGGCCTGCGCGTCACCCCCCTCGGCGGCCTGGGTGAAATCGGCCGCAACATGACGGTCTTCGAATACGGCGGCCGGCTGCTGATCGTCGACTGCGGAGTGCTTTTCCCCGAGGAGGAGCAGCCCGGAATCGACCTGATCCTGCCGGACTTCACGTCCATCAGGGATCGCCTCGACGACATCGACGGCATCGTGCTCACCCACGGCCACGAGGACCACATCGGTGGTGTCCCCTATCTCCTGCGCGAGAAGCCGGACATCCCCCTCATCGGTTCGAAGCTGACCCTCGCCCTCATCGAGGCCAAGCTTCAGGAGCACCGCATCCGCCCCTACACCCTCGAGGTGAAGGAAGGGCACACGGAGCGGATCGGCTCCTTCGACTGCGAGTTCGTCGCGGTCAACCACTCCATCCCCGACGCCCTGGCCGTCGCCATCCGCACCCCCGCGGGCATGGTCGTGCACACCGGCGACTTCAAGATGGACCAGCTCCCGCTGGACCGCCGCCTGACCGACCTCCCCGCCTTCGCGCGGCTCGGCGAGGAAGGCATCGACCTTCTCCTCTCCGACTCCACGAACGCCGAGGTCCCGGGCTTCGTCCCGCCCGAGCGGGACATCTCCAATGTCCTGCGCACGGTGTTCGCGAACGCCCAGAAGCGCATCATCGTGGCCAGCTTCGCCAGCCATGTGCACCGCATCCAGCAGATCCTCGACGCGGCGCACGAGTACGGCCGCCGGGTCGCCTTCGTCGGCCGTTCGATGGTCCGCAACATGGGCATCGCCCGCGAGCTGGGGTACCTGAAGGTCCCCGCCGGCCTGGTCGTCGACGTCAAGACCCTCGACGATCTCCCCGACGACGAGGTCGTGCTGGTCTGCACGGGGTCCCAGGGCGAGCCGATGGCAGCCCTCTCCCGGATGGCCAACCGCGACCACCAGATCCGGATCGTCCAGGGCGACACCGTGATCCTGGCGTCCTCCCTCATCCCGGGCAACGAGAACGCGGTCTACCGCGTGATCAACGGCCTCACCCGATGGGGCGCGGACGTCGTCCACAAGGGCAATGCCAAGGTCCATGTCTCGGGCCACGCCTCGGCCGGCGAGCTGCTGTACTTCTACAACATCTGCAAGCCGAAGAACCTCATGCCGGTACACGGCGAATGGCGCCATCTGCGCGCCAACGCCGAACTGGGTGCGCTGACCGGTGTACCGAAGGACCGGATCGTCATCGCCGAGGACGGTGTCGTGGTCGACATGGTCAACGGCGTCGCCAAGATCGTCGGCAAGGTCCAGGCGGGCTACGTCTATGTCGACGGCCTCTCCGTCGGCGATGTCACGGAAACCCATCTGAAGGACCGCCGCATCCTGGGCGACGAAGGCATCATCTCGGTCTTCGTGGTCGTGGACAGCAGCACCGGCAAGATCGTCGGCGGCCCGGACCTGCATGCGCGCGGCTCCGGCATCGAAGACTCCACCCTGTTGGGCGTGGTCCCCAAGATCGATGAGGCCTTGGCCAAGGCGGCTCAGGACGGCGTCGCGGACGCGCACCAGCTCCAGCAGCTGATCCGCCGCTCGGTCGGCAAGTGGGTCTCGGACAACTACCGCCGCCGCCCGATGATCCTCCCCGTGGTCGTCGAGGTCTGACGCACAGAGCCACACGAAGTACTCAAGTCGGAGCGGGGCGCCCGGATTTGCATCTGGGCGCCCCGCTCCAGTACGTTTGCGTCTCCTCCTGAACGGGAAGCGCCGCACGCTTGTGCGTACGGAGCGGCTCGTGAAGTCAGGCGGAATTCCGGCCCAGAGCAATCTGATAAAGTCGGATCAGCCGAAAGGCAAACCCCCTCCGACGGAAAATCGGACCGAATGAGAACCGGCAACGGAACGAAATCGGGCCTGATAGAGTCGGAAAGGCCGGAAAGCGAAAGCCGAACGGCCGACCCCGCTCCGACAGGGGCCAGAGACGGAAACGGATCTGGTAGAGTCGGAAACGCGAAGAAGCCGAAAGGCGGAAACGCACCGGCGAGAATCGGGCCCGCAAGGATCTGATAGAGTCGGAAACGCAAGACCGAAGGGAAGCGCCCGGAGATCCTGGTGAAACAGGAACAAAGGAAGCGTCCGTTCCTTGAGAACTCAACAGCGTGCCAAAAGTCAACGCCAGATATGTTGATACCCCGTCCACCTCGGTGGATGAGGTTCCTTTGAAAGCCCACCACGGCCCATGCGGTCGGGGTGGCACACACAGCGAGGACGCTGTGAACGACCGGACCTATTCCGTCTGGTCGTTCCGCTCTCGTGTGTGTTGACCCGATTACGGGTAAACATTCACGGAGAGTTTGATCCTGGCTCAGGACGAACGCTGGCGGCGTGCTTAACACATGCAAGTCGAACGATGAACCTCCTTCGGGAGGGGATTAGTGGCGAACGGGTGAGTAACACGTGGGCAATCTGCCCTTCACTCTGGGACAAGCCCTGGAAACGGGGTCTAATACCGGATACGACACACGACCGCATGGTCTGTGTGTGGAAAGCTCCGGCGGTGAAGGATGAGCCCGCGGCCTATCAGCTTGTTGGTGGGGTGATGGCCTACCAAGGCGACGACGGGTAGCCGGCCTGAGAGGGCGACCGGCCACACTGGGACTGAGACACGGCCCAGACTCCTACGGGAGGCAGCAGTGGGGAATATTGCACAATGGGCGAAAGCCTGATGCAGCGACGCCGCGTGAGGGATGACGGCCTTCGGGTTGTAAACCTCTTTCAGCAGGGAAGAAGCGAGAGTGACGGTACCTGCAGAAGAAGCGCCGGCTAACTACGTGCCAGCAGCCGCGGTAATACGTAGGGCGCAAGCGTTGTCCGGAATTATTGGGCGTAAAGAGCTCGTAGGCGGCTTGTCACGTCGGATGTGAAAGCCCGGGGCTTAACCCCGGGTCTGCATTCGATACGGGCAGGCTAGAGTTCGGTAGGGGAGATCGGAATTCCTGGTGTAGCGGTGAAATGCGCAGATATCAGGAGGAACACCGGTGGCGAAGGCGGATCTCTGGGCCGATACTGACGCTGAGGAGCGAAAGCGTGGGGAGCGAACAGGATTAGATACCCTGGTAGTCCACGCCGTAAACGTTGGGAACTAGGTGTGGGCGACATTCCACGTCGTCCGTGCCGCAGCTAACGCATTAAGTTCCCCGCCTGGGGAGTACGGCCGCAAGGCTAAAACTCAAAGGAATTGACGGGGGCCCGCACAAGCAGCGGAGCATGTGGCTTAATTCGACGCAACGCGAAGAACCTTACCAAGGCTTGACATACACCGGAAACGTCTGGAGACAGGCGCCCCCTTGTGGTCGGTGTACAGGTGGTGCATGGCTGTCGTCAGCTCGTGTCGTGAGATGTTGGGTTAAGTCCCGCAACGAGCGCAACCCTTGTTCTGTGTTGCCAGCATGCCCTTCGGGGTGATGGGGACTCACAGGAGACTGCCGGGGTCAACTCGGAGGAAGGTGGGGACGACGTCAAGTCATCATGCCCCTTATGTCTTGGGCTGCACACGTGCTACAATGGCCGGTACAATGAGCTGCGATACCGCGAGGTGGAGCGAATCTCAAAAAGCCGGTCTCAGTTCGGATTGGGGTCTGCAACTCGACCCCATGAAGTCGGAGTTGCTAGTAATCGCAGATCAGCATTGCTGCGGTGAATACGTTCCCGGGCCTTGTACACACCGCCCGTCACGTCACGAAAGTCGGTAACACCCGAAGCCGGTGGCCCAACCCCTTGTGGGAGGGAATCGTCGAAGGTGGGACTGGCGATTGGGACGAAGTCGTAACAAGGTAGCCGTACCGGAAGGTGCGGCTGGATCACCTCCTTTCTAAGGAGCACTTCTTACCAACTTCGGTTGGTCAGAGGCCAGTACATCAGCGAATGTCTGATGCTGGTTGCTCATGGGTGGAACGTTGACTATTCGGCACACTTGATTGGTTGTCACTAGTACTGCTTCGGCGTGGAACGTGGGGATTGATGGAGTGGGCCGGGCACGTTGTTGGGTATCTGAGGGTACGGACTGTTGAGTCTGGACCTTCGCGATGCCGGCCCCAGTGAACTCAGCCTTCGGTTGGGGTGGTGGGTGGCTGGTCGTTGCTTGAGAACTGCACAGTGGACGCGAGCATCTGTGGCCAAGTTTTTAAGGGCGCACGGTGGATGCCTTGGCACCAGGAACCGATGAAGGACGTGGGAGGCCACGATAGGCCCCGGGGAGCTGTCAACCGAGCTTTGATCCGGGGGTGTCCGAATGGGGAAACCCGGCAGTCGTCATGGGCTGTCACCCGCTGCTGAACACATAGGCAGTGTGGAGGGAACGCGGGGAAGTGAAACATCTCAGTACCCGCAGGAAGAGAAAACAACAGTGATTCCGGGAGTAGTGGCGAGCGAAACCGGATGAGGCCAAACCAGTCACGTGTGATACCCGGCAGGGGTTGCGTGGTTGGGGTTGTGGGATCTCTTTACTGCAGTCTGCCGGCTGTGGGACGAGTCAGAAACCGTTGGTGTAGGCGAAGGACATGCGAAAGGTCCGGCGTAGAGGGTAAGACCCCCGTAGCTGAAACATCAACGGCTCGTTTAAGAGACACCCAAGTAGCACGGGGCCCGAGAAATCCCGTGTGAATCTGGCGGGACCACCCGTTAAGCCTAAATATTCCCTGGTGACCGATAGCGGATAGTACCGTGAGGGAATGGTGAAAAGTACCGCGGGAGCGGAGTGAAATAGTACCTGAAACCGTGTGCCTACAAGCCGTGGGAGCGTCGCACAAGGAACTTGTTCCTTGTGTCGTGACTGCGTGCCTTTTGAAGAATGAGCCTGCGAGTTTGCGGTATGTTGCGAGGTTAACCCGTGTGGGGAAGCCGTAGCGAAAGCGAGTCCGAATAGGGCGTTGAGTAGCGTGCCCAAGACCCGAAGCGGAGTGATCTAGCCATGGGCAGGTTGAAGCGGAGGTAAGACTTCGTGGAGGACCGAACCCACCAGGGTTGAAAACCTGGGGGATGACCTGTGGTTAGGGGTGAAAGGCCAATCAAACTCCGTGATAGCTGGTTCTCCCCGAAATGCATTTAGGTGCAGCGTCGTGTGTTTCTTGCCGGAGGTAGAGCACTGGATAGGCGATGGGCCCTACCGGGTTACTGACCTTAGCCAAACTCCGAATGCCGGTAAGTGAGAGCGCGGCAGTGAGACTGTGGGGGATAAGCTCCATGGTCGAGAGGGAAACAGCCCAGAGCATCGACTAAGGCCCCTAAGCGTGTGCTAAGTGGGAAAGGATGTGGAGTCGCAGAGACAACCAGGAGGTTGGCTTAGAAGCAGCCACCCTTGAAAGAGTGCGTAATAGCTCACTGGTCAAGTGATTCCGCGCCGACAATGTAGCGGGGCTCAAGCACACCGCCGAAGTCGTGTCATTGCAGCATGAGGACCAACGTCCGTTGTGATGGGTAGGGGAGCGTCGTGTGCCGGGTGAAGCAGCCGTGGAAACGAGTTGTGGACGGTTCACGAGTGAGAATGCAGGCATGAGTAGCGATACACACGTGGGAAACGTGTGCGCCGATTGACTAAGGGTTCCTGGGTCAAGCTGATCTGCCCAGGGTAAGTCGGGACCTAAGGCGAGGCCGACAGGCGTAGTCGATGGACAACCGGTTGATATTCCGGTACCCGCTTTGAAACGCCCAATATCGAATCCATTAATGCTAAGGCCGTGAAGCCGGCCTGGAGTCTTCGGACAAAGGGACGTGGTGGAGCCGCCGATCCAAGGTGGTAGTAGGTAAGCGATGGGGTGACGCAGGAAGGTAGTCCAGCCCGGGCGGTGGTTGTCCCGGGGTAAGGGTGTAGCCCGTCATCTAGGCAAATCCGGATGACATGAGGGTGAGACCTGATGCCGAGCCGATTGTGGTGAAGTGGATGATCCTATGCTGTCGAGAAAAGCCTCTAGCGAGTTTCATGGCGGCCCGTACCCTAAACCGACTCAGGTGGTCAGGTAGAGAATACCGAGGCGTTCGGGTGAACTATGGTTAAGGAACTCGGCAAAATGCCCCCGTAACTTCGGGAGAAGGGGGGCCATTGCTGGTGATGGAATTTACTTCCTGAGCTGGTGGTGGCCGCAGAGACCAGCGAGAAGCGACTGTTTACTAAAAACACAGGTCCGTGCGAAGCCGTAAGGCGATGTATACGGACTGACGCCTGCCCGGTGCTGGAACGTTAAGGGGACCGGTTAGTCACATTTCGGTGTGGCGAAGCTGAGAACTTAAGCGCCAGTAAACGGCGGTGGTAACTATAACCATCCTAAGGTAGCGAAATTCCTTGTCGGGTAAGTTCCGACCTGCACGAATGGCGTAACGACTTCTCGACTGTCTCAACCATAGGCCCGGTGAAATTGCATTACGAGTAAAGATGCTCGTTTCGCGCAGCAGGACGGAAAGACCCCGGGACCTTTACTATAGCTTGATATTGGTGTTCGGTTCGGCTTGTGTAGGATAGGTGGGAGACTTTGAAGCAGCCACGCCAGTGGTTGTGGAGTCATTGTTGAAATACCACTCTGGTCGTGCTGGATGTCTAACCTGGGTCCGTGATCCGGATCAGGGACAGTGTCTGGTGGGTAGTTTAACTGGGGCGGTTGCCTCCTAAAGAGTAACGGAGGCGCCCAAAGGTTCCCTCAGCCTGGTTGGCAATCAGGTGTTGAGTGTAAGTGCACAAGGGAGCTTGACTGTGAGACTGACGGGTCGAGCAGGTACGAAAGTAGGGACTAGTGATCCGGCGGTGGCTTGTGGAAGCGCCGTCGCTCAACGGATAAAAGGTACCCCGGGGATAACAGGCTGATCTTCCCCAAGAGTCCATATCGACGGGATGGTTTGGCACCTCGATGTCGGCTCGTCGCATCCTGGGGCTGGAGTCGGTCCCAAGGGTTGGGCTGTTCGCCCATTAAAGCGGTACGCGAGCTGGGTTTAGAACGTCGTGAGACAGTTCGGTCCCTATCCGCTGTGCGCGTAGGAGTATTGAGAAGGGCTGTCCCTAGTACGAGAGGACCGGGACGGACGAACCTCTGGTGTGCCAGTTGTCCTGCCAAGGGCATGGCTGGTTGGCTACGTTCGGAAAGGATAACCGCTGAAAGCATCTAAGCGGGAAGCCTGCTTCGAGATGAGTACTCCCACCCCCTTTGAGGGGTTAAGGCTCCCAGTAGACGACTGGGTTGATAGGCCAGATATGGAAGCCTGGTAACGGGTGGAGTTGACTGGTACTAATAGGCCGAGGGCTTGTCCTCAGTTGCTCGCGTCCACTGTGTAGGTTCTGAAGTAACGACCTGTGTTATTGCCGGGTTGGTCAACTTCATAGTGTTTCGGTGGTCATTGCGTTAGGGAAACGCCCGGTTACATTTCGAACCCGGAAGCTAAGCCTTTCAGCGCCGATGGTACTGCAGGGGGGACCCTGTGGGAGAGTAGGACGCCGCCGAACAATTTTTCAGCTCCGGTCTCTGAACCCTTGTGGTTCAGGGGCCGGAGCTTTTTTGTTCTGATTTTCGGGTGGTGGGCGTAACTCGACGTTCATCTCGCCTGACCAGGATCCGTTGTATGCGGACAGTGGGAGCACTCAAGTCGGCCGGTGTCAGTGCTGGTGACGAGGTCGTGGTGCCGGCATACGGCAACGCCGAGGTGGCCCGGGCCGTGCTGGAGTTGGGCGCGGTGCCGGTGTTCGCCGACGTGGACGCCGACAGTTACTGCCTGGACCCGGCCGCGGTGTCGGACGTGGTGACCAGCCAGACGGCCGCGGTCGTGGCGATCCATCGGTTCGGGCGGCAGGCGGACGCCGGCTGGATCCGTGAAGTGGGCCAGCGGCACGGTCTGTTGGTGCTCGTGGAGGATGAGCCCGGGGCGGACCCGGTGGGCGCGGAGCTGCGGCAGGCGCATGCCTCGTACCTGGACGGCAGGCTCAGCGGGGTCCGGACGCCGACGCCGGCGGCGGGGCACACGTACGAGCAGTACGTGGTGCGGGTGCCGGGCAACGGGCGGCCGGACCGGGATGCGTTCGCGCGGACGCTGCGGGCCAAGGGCGTGGCCTGCAAGGTGCCCGTACTGGCTCCGGTGTACCGGATGCCGGGGCTGCGACGTGATGTGTTTCTGCCGCAGACCGAGCGGGCGGTGGACGAGACGCTGGCGCTGCCCGTTCATGCCGGGATGTCGCGGCGGGAGCTGCACAGGATGGTCAGCGCGTGCAATGCGCTCGGCGGATTGCTGCAACCGGCCTTTTAGGCGAGTGCCGGTGGGCGGTTCGAACCTGCCACCGAGTTGGGGTAATATCTATTCCGCTGCCGCGCCCCAATAGCTCAGTCGGCAGAGCGTCTCCATGGTAAGGAGAAGGTCTACGGTTCGATTCCGTATTGGGGCTCCAGAGGACAAAGGCCCCCGCCATGAGGCGGGGGCCTTTGTCGTATGCGGATGCGGTGACGAAGTGTGTCAGTTTTACGCGGATTCGATATAGGCCAGGCCGTGGGCGCCGGAAATGTCGTTGCGGTCGACTTCCAGGGTGGTGAGTGGGCTCAAGGTATTCAGGTCGACGACGGTGACGGTGCTGGAGAGGTTGCCGGAGACATAGCCGAGGCGGCCGTCGGGGGAGGAAGTGATGGTGAGGGGGAAGTGGCCGACCTCCACCTCACCGACGGGGGCGAGGGTGCCGGGGGCGAAGACGGTCAGGACCCCTGGGAGGTGGGAGCCGAGCGGGCCGTCCGGTGAGGCGTCCGGGCGCAGTTCGCCGACGAGGAGCGTGCCGGTCGCGGTGACATGGACGGGCAGGACCTGGCCCCGGGTGGGGAGGGTGCGGAGGATCTCGTAGGTGGCGGTGTCGATGACGCGGATGCCCGGCGGCGCCGAGGGCGGGGCGTGGAAGTCGGCCTTGGGGGCCGCTACGTAGGCATGGCGGCCGTCGGGGGCGAGGGCGAGGCCCTCGCTGCCGGGGACGGGGATACGGGCCGTGCACGCCCCGCGCTCGAGGTCGACGACGGAGACGAACGGGGCTTCCTTGTTGGTGGCGAAGCCCTGCCGGCCGTCGGGGGTGAGGGCGAACCAGTGCGGGCCGGGCGCCATCGTGGGGATGCGGCCGAGGCGGGCGTGGGTGCGGGTGTCGATGATCAGGACACCGCCGGGCTCGGTGTCGGTGGCCTCGACGCTGACGTACAGACGCCCGCGCGCACGGTCGAGAGCCAGGCCGTGCGGGGCGTGGTCGGGGGTGGTGTCGAGGGTGGCGACGACGGAGCGGGTATCGACGTCGATGACGGTGATCTCGTGGGCCGGACCCTCGTTGGCGTGGTAGAAGCCTGAGCGGTAGGTGCTGGTGCAGTACAGCAGCCGGTGGTCCGGGTCGAAGCACAGTTCGTGCGGCTGCGGCGGGACCTGGAGCACCTCGAGGCGCTCATGGGTGGCGGCGTCGAAGAAGGTGACGGTGGGGCCGGTCTGGCTGACGACGGCGAGCAGGTCGCCGGGCGGTCCGGCGGGGGTCGGAGTCATGGTCCGTATCGTGGGCGGCCGTTGGGGATGACTCCAGTGCACGGCGGGCAGGGGTGCCGTGCACCGCACGCAAGGATGCTGGTGGTGGCGGGGGAAGCGGCCGGCGGGCTGTGAGCCGCTTCACTTCGGCCGCTTCCCCGGAGGTCAGCCTGCCGGGACCTCGGGGACGCGCATGGCGAGGATGGCCATGTCGTCGGAGGCCGGTTCGGCGGCGAAGCGTTCCACGGCGCGCAGCACGCGGGCGGCGACGGCGCCGGCCGTCAGTCCCGTACAGGTGGTCAGGACGTCGGTGAGGCCGTCGTCGCCGAGCATGCGGGTGCCCTCGCGGCGTTCGGTGACGCCGTCGGTGACGCACAGGAGGACGTCGCCGGGGTCGAGGGTGACGGTCTGTTCGTAGAGCTCCAGGTCGTCCAGCACGCCGAGGAGCGGCTGGGGTTCGGCGGCCGGCTCGACCGTGCCGTCCTGGCGCAGCCGGAGCGGGAGGGGGTGGCCCGCGCAGACGACCTTGAGGAGGGCGCTGCCGTCCTCCTGCGGCCAGAGCTCGCCGTAAAGGAGCGTCAGAAAACGGCTGCGGGCGCCCTCGTCGAGGATGGCTGCGTTGAGCCGCTCCAGGACGGCGGGGCCGCCGAAGCCCTCGCGGGCGAGGAGGCGCAGGGCGTGCCGGGCCAGGCCCGTGACGGCGGCGGCTTCCGGGCCCGTACCGCAGACGTCGCCGATCGCGAAGCCGTAGGCGCCGTCGCGGATCGGGAAGAGGTCGTAGAAGTCGCCGCCGACCTCGTTGCCCTCGCCGGCCGCGCGGTAGATGACCTCGACCTCCACGCCGGGGATCACCGGCAGCTCCGGGGGCAGCAGGCTGCGCTGGAGGGACTGGCTGATGGCCGTGCGCTCGGAGTAGAGCCGGGAGTTGTCCAGGGCGAGGGCGGCCCGGCGGGAGAGGTCCTCGGCGAGTTCGAGGATCTCCTGGCGGAAGTGCTCCTCGGTGGGCTTGCCGAGGGTGAGCATGCCGATGACGCGGTTACGGGCGACCAGGGGCAGCACGACGGTTTCGCCGCCGACGGCGGAGGCGGTGGCCAGGGTGGCACCGGGGCCGGTGGAGGGGCGGGCGGAGTTGCCCAGGCCCAGGCTGCGCATGGAGGTGCGCAGGGCGGCGTCGTGCGCGGCGTCGCCGGGGGCGGTCCAGACCCGTGCGCCGGGGGTGGGGACCGGCTCGGGTGCGTCGACCTTCATCAGCAGGGTCTTCAGGCCGTCGATGCGGTCCTCGTCCTCGTGCAGGACGTAGGAGAGCTCGGGCTCGGAGGTCTGGTCGGCGACGGTGTAGACGGCGCACCACGTGGCGAGGGTGGGGACCGTCATCTGGGCCATCAGGGCCAGGGTCTGGTCGCGGTCGAGGGTGCCGGCCAGCAGGTCGGAGGCCTCGACGAGGAAGGAGAGGGAGCCGCGGCGCAGCTTTTCCAGCTCGGTGAGGCGGGCGCGTTCGACGGCGAGGGCGATGCGGTCGGCGGCGAACTGGAGCCGCAGCGCCTCTTCGTTCGTGTAGCGGCCGGCGCCCTCGGCGGCGACGCCGAGCGAGCCGGTCAGCCGGCCCTCGACCTTGAGCGGGACGGTGACGACCGAGCGCATGCCCGTGCCGCTGAGGAGCGGTACGGCGCCGGGGACGGCGGTGAGGTCCTCATGGACGGCGGGCATCCGGGCGGAGCCGTAGCGTCCGGATCCGGCCTCCACGGGGACCCGGGCGAACCGCTGGCGGGCGGAGGGCAGGCCCGTGGAGGCGCGCACCTCCAGCTCGGTCTCGTCGTCGGTGGCCAGGAGGAGGTAGGCGGCATCGCCGTCGAGCATGTCGCGGGCGCGTTCGACGGTGCGCTGGAGCAGGCCGTCGAGATCATCGGGGGCCGGTGAGCCGATGAAGACCTCGAAGGGGTCGGAGCGGCCCTCCGACCGGGCGGCCTGGGTGGCGGCGTCCGGGGCGGGGGTGCGCTGGGGGCTCTGGAGGATCGCGCGTTCGTGGTCGCGCACCAGCAGGCAGACCGTGGAGGCCTCACCGTCGGCGTCGCGGACGCGCAGGTGGGAGGCGTAGACGGGGACGACCCGGCCGTCGGAGCCCCGGATGCCGTAGGAGCCCTCCCAGCGGGAGAGCTGGAGCGCCTCGACGATGCCCGTGCCGGTGCCGGGGGTGTGCGGCCAGGCGGCGAAGTCGGTGAGCGGTTTGCCGATGACCTGCTCGGGGTCGTAGGCGAAGAGGTCCTGGGCGTCTTCGTTCCAGAAGCTGATGCAGCCGCCCCGGTCGATCTGGATCACCGCGACGCGGACGCGGGCGTCGGTGACCGGAAGGGCGTCGACGGGCAGGGCGGGGCCCGCGGAGCGGGTGCCGGCCGGGCGCTCGGGGAGGTCGAGCTGGAACCAGACGTGTTTTTGTGCGGCGGTGTACTCGACGCCCCAGCGGGAGGCCAGTGCGCCGCACAGCAGCAGTCCGCGGCCGCCCTCGCGGTCCGGGTGGACGACGACCTGGCCGGCGTTCTGGAGCGGAATCTCTCGTTCGGGGTAGCGGTCGGCGACGGAGATCCGTACGCCGTCGTCGTTGCGCAGACACAGCACATCGGCGGCCGTGCCGGCGTGCACCACGGCATTGGTGACCAGCTCGCTGGTCAGCACCACGGCGTCGTCGACGATGTCGGCACAGCCCCAGCCCTGGAGGGTGTCGCGGACGAACGCACGGGCAGTGGCGACCGAGCGCCCGACCGGCTCGAAGGTTGCGGCGGCCCGCGCGGTGATCACTGGTCTCCTCATGCGTGTGTCGGTGATCTGCTCCCCCATGGTCGCGGCGCCCCTCCGAATAAACCTGTTGTGCGTGCACCACCGCCCGTGCTCGATGGCTGGGGCGGGTGGACAGCCGTATGCCAGGTTACTTACCTTCGCCGCACCCGAGGATGCCGGTCACGTGTGTTTCCGCCCCAATCGTGCCCTGGGACGGTGTGCGATGCTGCCGAACTGTTATGGCCTGGTTGGGCCATGGTGAAACACTGGGCAAGTATCAAGAGAAAGCCCGGGTAGAACGGTCGACCCTTGCGGGAGGGACACGGTGGAGTCTGGCGCAGCAGCGCGGGGCGCAAGCACGCGCGCGAAAGGCGGACGATCCCGGAACAACGGGACGACCGAGGTGGATACGGCTGCGCTCAATCGGCTGTTGGTCGCTCTGGTTGCCATGCGGGACG
This Streptomyces decoyicus DNA region includes the following protein-coding sequences:
- the dapA gene encoding 4-hydroxy-tetrahydrodipicolinate synthase — protein: MAPTSTPQTPFGRVLTAMVTPFTPDGALDLDGAQRLAAHLVDAGNDGLVVNGTTGESPTTSDAEKAQLVRAVVDAVGDRAFVVAGAGTNDTRHSLELARAAQDAGAHGLLAVTPYYSKPPQEGLLRHFTAIADATDLPVMLYDIPGRSGVPINTETIVRLAEHPRIVANKDAKGDLGRASWAIARSSLAWYSGDDMLNLPLLSVGAVGFVSVVGHIVTPELRALLDAHLNGDVTKATEIHQKLLPVFTGMFRTQGVITTKAALGLQGLPAGPLRLPLVELSPEETEQLTRDLAAGGVHL
- a CDS encoding ribonuclease J, producing MSHPHPELGAPPKLPKGGLRVTPLGGLGEIGRNMTVFEYGGRLLIVDCGVLFPEEEQPGIDLILPDFTSIRDRLDDIDGIVLTHGHEDHIGGVPYLLREKPDIPLIGSKLTLALIEAKLQEHRIRPYTLEVKEGHTERIGSFDCEFVAVNHSIPDALAVAIRTPAGMVVHTGDFKMDQLPLDRRLTDLPAFARLGEEGIDLLLSDSTNAEVPGFVPPERDISNVLRTVFANAQKRIIVASFASHVHRIQQILDAAHEYGRRVAFVGRSMVRNMGIARELGYLKVPAGLVVDVKTLDDLPDDEVVLVCTGSQGEPMAALSRMANRDHQIRIVQGDTVILASSLIPGNENAVYRVINGLTRWGADVVHKGNAKVHVSGHASAGELLYFYNICKPKNLMPVHGEWRHLRANAELGALTGVPKDRIVIAEDGVVVDMVNGVAKIVGKVQAGYVYVDGLSVGDVTETHLKDRRILGDEGIISVFVVVDSSTGKIVGGPDLHARGSGIEDSTLLGVVPKIDEALAKAAQDGVADAHQLQQLIRRSVGKWVSDNYRRRPMILPVVVEV
- a CDS encoding DegT/DnrJ/EryC1/StrS family aminotransferase; amino-acid sequence: MRTVGALKSAGVSAGDEVVVPAYGNAEVARAVLELGAVPVFADVDADSYCLDPAAVSDVVTSQTAAVVAIHRFGRQADAGWIREVGQRHGLLVLVEDEPGADPVGAELRQAHASYLDGRLSGVRTPTPAAGHTYEQYVVRVPGNGRPDRDAFARTLRAKGVACKVPVLAPVYRMPGLRRDVFLPQTERAVDETLALPVHAGMSRRELHRMVSACNALGGLLQPAF
- a CDS encoding YncE family protein — its product is MTPTPAGPPGDLLAVVSQTGPTVTFFDAATHERLEVLQVPPQPHELCFDPDHRLLYCTSTYRSGFYHANEGPAHEITVIDVDTRSVVATLDTTPDHAPHGLALDRARGRLYVSVEATDTEPGGVLIIDTRTHARLGRIPTMAPGPHWFALTPDGRQGFATNKEAPFVSVVDLERGACTARIPVPGSEGLALAPDGRHAYVAAPKADFHAPPSAPPGIRVIDTATYEILRTLPTRGQVLPVHVTATGTLLVGELRPDASPDGPLGSHLPGVLTVFAPGTLAPVGEVEVGHFPLTITSSPDGRLGYVSGNLSSTVTVVDLNTLSPLTTLEVDRNDISGAHGLAYIESA
- a CDS encoding SpoIIE family protein phosphatase — translated: MGEQITDTRMRRPVITARAAATFEPVGRSVATARAFVRDTLQGWGCADIVDDAVVLTSELVTNAVVHAGTAADVLCLRNDDGVRISVADRYPEREIPLQNAGQVVVHPDREGGRGLLLCGALASRWGVEYTAAQKHVWFQLDLPERPAGTRSAGPALPVDALPVTDARVRVAVIQIDRGGCISFWNEDAQDLFAYDPEQVIGKPLTDFAAWPHTPGTGTGIVEALQLSRWEGSYGIRGSDGRVVPVYASHLRVRDADGEASTVCLLVRDHERAILQSPQRTPAPDAATQAARSEGRSDPFEVFIGSPAPDDLDGLLQRTVERARDMLDGDAAYLLLATDDETELEVRASTGLPSARQRFARVPVEAGSGRYGSARMPAVHEDLTAVPGAVPLLSGTGMRSVVTVPLKVEGRLTGSLGVAAEGAGRYTNEEALRLQFAADRIALAVERARLTELEKLRRGSLSFLVEASDLLAGTLDRDQTLALMAQMTVPTLATWCAVYTVADQTSEPELSYVLHEDEDRIDGLKTLLMKVDAPEPVPTPGARVWTAPGDAAHDAALRTSMRSLGLGNSARPSTGPGATLATASAVGGETVVLPLVARNRVIGMLTLGKPTEEHFRQEILELAEDLSRRAALALDNSRLYSERTAISQSLQRSLLPPELPVIPGVEVEVIYRAAGEGNEVGGDFYDLFPIRDGAYGFAIGDVCGTGPEAAAVTGLARHALRLLAREGFGGPAVLERLNAAILDEGARSRFLTLLYGELWPQEDGSALLKVVCAGHPLPLRLRQDGTVEPAAEPQPLLGVLDDLELYEQTVTLDPGDVLLCVTDGVTERREGTRMLGDDGLTDVLTTCTGLTAGAVAARVLRAVERFAAEPASDDMAILAMRVPEVPAG